A DNA window from Borrelia sp. HM contains the following coding sequences:
- a CDS encoding aminopeptidase — MEKDLIKYAELIILKGINLQKSQCVLITGSIENYEFLRMLAEKAYEYGAKYVELNIEDINILKARLKYSKEELLEFIPAFKNKLFEEMVNEKWAKIRIDNTENLDTFKNNDSNKISKYFKSLNQASKKISSAIMNNELSWCIVCAPGPKWAAKILNKPEGQKTLEEFFEIQKKIMFLDSKNPIKAWEDHSKKLHQRCEILNKLKLEKLIFKNQKTNLEIYLLEHSIWTGGSEKIKGTNIEFNPNMPTQEVFTTPNYKKTNGIIYTTRPVTIMGNLINEIWIEFHKGKVINFGCDNAQSRNILKKHIETDIQAQYIGEVALVDNSSPIYQSNLIFYNILYDENASCHIALGNAYPSCLSNEKQLNTDTKKLEYGCNVSLIHTDFMIGSKNINVIGIDKSGKEHTIIQNGQFVI; from the coding sequence ATGGAAAAAGACTTAATAAAATACGCAGAATTAATTATATTAAAAGGAATCAATTTACAAAAAAGTCAATGTGTACTTATTACAGGTTCAATTGAAAATTATGAATTTTTAAGAATGCTGGCAGAAAAAGCTTATGAATATGGAGCAAAATATGTAGAATTAAATATCGAAGATATTAACATCTTAAAAGCAAGATTAAAATATTCAAAAGAAGAACTACTAGAGTTTATTCCAGCTTTCAAGAATAAACTCTTTGAAGAAATGGTAAATGAAAAATGGGCAAAAATACGCATTGATAACACAGAAAATTTAGATACTTTTAAAAATAATGACAGTAATAAAATATCAAAATACTTTAAATCACTCAATCAAGCATCAAAAAAAATTTCAAGTGCCATCATGAATAATGAATTATCCTGGTGTATAGTCTGCGCTCCAGGGCCAAAATGGGCTGCAAAAATTCTAAATAAACCTGAAGGTCAAAAAACATTGGAAGAATTTTTTGAGATTCAAAAAAAAATCATGTTTCTAGATTCTAAAAATCCAATAAAGGCCTGGGAAGACCATTCAAAAAAGCTCCATCAAAGATGCGAAATACTAAATAAACTTAAATTAGAAAAACTAATTTTTAAAAATCAAAAAACAAATCTGGAAATATACCTCTTAGAACATTCTATTTGGACAGGGGGAAGTGAAAAAATAAAAGGAACAAACATTGAATTTAATCCAAATATGCCTACTCAAGAGGTTTTTACAACCCCAAACTATAAAAAAACAAATGGAATTATTTATACCACTCGCCCAGTAACAATTATGGGAAACCTAATAAACGAAATATGGATAGAATTTCATAAAGGAAAGGTAATTAACTTTGGATGCGATAATGCCCAATCAAGAAATATCTTAAAAAAACATATAGAAACTGACATACAAGCACAATATATAGGAGAAGTTGCATTAGTAGATAATAGCTCTCCAATATATCAAAGCAATCTTATATTCTACAACATATTATACGATGAAAATGCAAGTTGCCACATTGCATTAGGTAATGCTTATCCATCTTGTTTAAGCAATGAAAAACAATTAAATACTGACACCAAAAAACTAGAATATGGATGTAATGTATCTTTAATCCATACAGATTTCATGATTGGCAGCAAAAACATAAATGTTATTGGCATTGACAAATCAGGAAAAGAACATACAATAATACAAAATGGACAGTTTGTAATATAA
- the trxA gene encoding thioredoxin — protein MVINLTNQEFIDKVFDYQNNKEWSFKGSRPAVIDFYADWCGPCKMLAPIYDELSEKYVGKVDFYKVNTDKEQKVSMALGVQSLPTILFIPIGEKPKVSVGFIQKNSFEETIKDLFKI, from the coding sequence ATGGTAATTAATTTAACTAATCAGGAATTTATTGATAAGGTCTTTGATTATCAAAATAATAAGGAATGGAGCTTTAAAGGTAGTAGACCTGCGGTCATTGATTTTTATGCTGATTGGTGTGGTCCATGTAAAATGCTTGCTCCGATTTATGATGAGCTTTCAGAAAAATATGTAGGTAAAGTTGATTTTTACAAAGTGAATACTGATAAAGAACAGAAAGTTTCTATGGCACTTGGTGTACAAAGTTTACCTACTATTCTTTTTATTCCTATTGGAGAAAAGCCAAAGGTTTCTGTTGGTTTTATTCAAAAAAATTCTTTTGAAGAGACAATAAAAGATTTGTTTAAAATTTAG
- a CDS encoding 16S rRNA (uracil(1498)-N(3))-methyltransferase, with the protein MNLILINLDEFKNGIVLNDTRAKHITEILKLKNNETFKFGIIGKEHIYSCIYKKDVKLFFQENHKIAKSNKLKKLKVIIGLVRPIVAKRIIKHLGSIGISELIFFNALLSEKSYSCSKLFQKKEYEKYLIEGAMQGGITYIPKVKILNNIKEVLKKIEAEKSDSTKILLERESKHKLIDLNINTKNAIVIIGPERGLITKEINLIKDYNFNTYNISPNILMTETSTIVASTIITSKMND; encoded by the coding sequence ATGAATTTGATACTAATCAATTTAGATGAATTTAAAAATGGTATAGTGCTTAACGATACAAGAGCAAAACACATTACCGAAATATTAAAACTTAAAAATAACGAAACATTTAAATTTGGTATTATTGGTAAAGAGCACATTTACTCATGCATATACAAAAAAGATGTCAAACTTTTTTTTCAAGAAAATCATAAAATAGCAAAATCAAATAAGTTAAAAAAATTAAAAGTAATAATTGGCTTAGTAAGGCCTATTGTAGCAAAAAGAATAATTAAACACCTTGGAAGTATTGGAATATCAGAACTTATTTTTTTTAATGCTCTACTTAGCGAAAAATCATATTCATGCTCCAAACTTTTTCAAAAAAAAGAATATGAAAAATATTTAATAGAAGGTGCCATGCAAGGTGGCATTACCTATATACCAAAAGTCAAAATCCTTAATAACATAAAAGAAGTTTTAAAAAAAATAGAAGCTGAAAAATCTGATTCAACAAAAATATTACTTGAAAGAGAAAGCAAACACAAATTAATTGACCTCAATATAAATACAAAGAATGCTATTGTTATTATAGGACCAGAAAGAGGACTTATAACAAAAGAAATAAATTTAATCAAAGATTATAATTTTAACACCTACAACATTTCACCAAATATTTTAATGACAGAGACATCTACAATCGTAGCATCAACTATTATTACATCAAAAATGAATGACTAA
- a CDS encoding divergent PAP2 family protein translates to MIKELFTNNLFLSCLISGIVAQIIKYAIQVMRTRKLQLSPKYLLKSIFLETGGMPSSHSSTVTALVTSILITEGINTNFVIALAVALITIRDSFGVRYMAGVQAEYLNDLSEKLKLKIKIEPLKIKVVKGHKKKEVVTGILIGIISAWVICNRII, encoded by the coding sequence ATGATAAAAGAGTTATTTACAAATAATCTTTTCTTATCTTGTCTGATTTCAGGCATTGTTGCACAAATAATTAAATACGCTATTCAAGTAATGAGGACAAGAAAACTTCAATTGAGTCCAAAATATCTTTTAAAAAGCATCTTCTTAGAAACAGGAGGAATGCCTAGTAGTCATTCCTCTACAGTAACAGCTCTTGTGACATCCATATTAATAACAGAAGGAATAAACACTAACTTTGTTATTGCTCTTGCTGTAGCGTTAATAACAATAAGAGATTCTTTTGGTGTTAGATATATGGCAGGAGTTCAAGCAGAATATTTAAATGATCTGTCAGAAAAATTAAAATTGAAAATTAAAATTGAACCTTTAAAAATCAAAGTAGTTAAAGGTCATAAAAAAAAAGAAGTAGTTACAGGAATACTTATTGGAATAATTTCTGCATGGGTAATATGTAATCGCATTATATAA
- a CDS encoding PASTA domain-containing protein produces the protein MLTLPKYIAKGLILIIFGSFIISFAIFFIFLKGSDLVIVPNLIEFYLEDAIAELQNKELIPYVELKFSSTSLDKGKVIDQNPKAGTVLRLDSRVKIFVSKGAVVNKIDNFIGRNIDDVLINLRAANSTSNNRMLYHLLKPIEVESTLPRGTIIQQKPSPDTNIASLVDLQFLVSKGPVENAIKYLKNYVGLYYKDAIISLLNDEIGFDISLSTGSDFGIVVSQSLPPGSKVENVDKLTIVINKPKTNDLDIFGILTYKLDTYPSNVDMMVKVKDSSGNRTLLYSFRSKGGLIKLPYDVLKGSIIELYIYDKLINQTVVS, from the coding sequence ATCCTTACTTTGCCTAAGTATATAGCTAAGGGCTTAATACTTATTATTTTTGGTTCTTTTATTATTTCGTTTGCAATATTTTTTATTTTTTTAAAAGGTAGCGATCTTGTTATTGTGCCAAATCTTATTGAATTTTATCTTGAGGATGCAATTGCTGAGCTTCAAAATAAAGAACTCATTCCTTATGTTGAGCTTAAATTTTCATCAACATCTCTTGATAAGGGGAAGGTAATAGATCAAAATCCTAAAGCAGGTACTGTTTTAAGACTTGATAGTAGGGTTAAGATTTTTGTTAGTAAAGGAGCTGTAGTTAATAAGATTGATAATTTTATTGGAAGAAATATTGATGATGTGCTTATTAATTTAAGGGCAGCTAATTCAACTAGCAATAATAGGATGCTTTATCATTTGTTAAAGCCTATTGAAGTTGAGAGTACTCTGCCAAGGGGAACAATAATTCAGCAAAAACCTTCTCCAGATACTAATATTGCAAGTCTAGTTGATCTTCAATTTTTAGTGAGCAAAGGTCCTGTAGAGAATGCTATTAAATATTTAAAAAATTATGTTGGGCTTTATTATAAAGATGCCATTATTTCTCTTTTAAATGATGAAATTGGTTTTGATATAAGTTTATCAACTGGAAGTGATTTTGGAATTGTTGTTTCCCAATCTTTGCCTCCGGGGAGTAAGGTTGAAAATGTAGATAAATTAACAATTGTCATTAATAAACCAAAGACTAATGATTTAGATATTTTCGGTATTTTGACTTATAAATTAGATACTTATCCGTCTAATGTAGATATGATGGTTAAGGTAAAGGATTCTAGTGGTAATCGTACTCTGCTTTATTCTTTTAGATCTAAAGGGGGACTTATTAAATTACCCTATGATGTGTTAAAAGGTTCTATAATTGAACTTTATATTTATGATAAACTTATAAATCAAACAGTAGTAAGCTGA
- a CDS encoding HAD family hydrolase, whose protein sequence is MKNIKAVISDLDGTLLLSKSQIGAFSELVIKNLTKENKKFIIATGRSKNEIISLIKDLSSYVSFFITLNGARVYNNKWQLISSYDLPPKIVDEILDLREKQYKDIPHFLQKSEDSDEKLYADNITKDAIKNIFKKHELLNRHKYIAHELKDTSIKYHYVNSFRTMQNFNNIAKILLLHDEESQLIKYEAIILEKYKTEINVYLSTPNSLEIVNKRVSKGTALKDVLQSINIGLDETIAFGDGFNDVDMLENVKKGLLMGNANYRLKKMLSYLEIIGTNDNEAVAHYINDNILEITVQT, encoded by the coding sequence ATGAAAAATATAAAAGCTGTTATTTCTGATCTTGATGGGACACTTTTGCTATCCAAAAGCCAAATAGGAGCTTTTAGTGAACTTGTAATAAAAAATCTAACAAAAGAAAACAAAAAATTTATTATCGCAACAGGAAGAAGTAAAAATGAAATAATATCTCTTATAAAAGATTTAAGCTCATATGTTTCATTCTTTATAACATTAAACGGAGCAAGAGTATATAACAATAAATGGCAATTAATAAGCAGTTATGATCTACCTCCTAAAATCGTAGATGAGATTTTAGATCTGAGAGAAAAACAATACAAAGATATACCGCATTTCTTACAAAAATCTGAGGATTCAGATGAAAAACTTTATGCTGATAACATAACTAAAGATGCAATTAAAAATATATTCAAAAAACATGAATTATTAAACAGACATAAATATATAGCACATGAATTAAAAGATACAAGTATCAAATATCACTATGTCAATAGTTTTAGAACAATGCAAAATTTTAACAATATTGCAAAGATATTATTATTACATGATGAAGAATCTCAGTTAATCAAATATGAAGCAATCATTTTAGAAAAATATAAAACAGAAATAAATGTTTATTTATCAACACCAAACTCACTTGAAATTGTTAACAAAAGAGTTTCAAAGGGAACTGCATTAAAGGATGTTCTTCAAAGCATCAATATTGGTTTAGATGAAACAATTGCATTTGGAGATGGATTTAACGATGTTGACATGCTAGAAAACGTAAAAAAAGGATTATTAATGGGAAATGCAAATTATAGACTAAAGAAAATGTTATCATATTTAGAAATAATAGGTACTAATGATAATGAAGCTGTAGCACACTATATTAATGATAATATTTTAGAAATTACTGTACAAACATAA
- the fmt gene encoding methionyl-tRNA formyltransferase, with the protein MRIFFASSDNIALEVLRKVADHYDVIGVLTAPDKSSGRSFSSRVNKIKIEAVKRNITVLDPLVLDIDVIEEIKKLKPDLMLVFSYGKIFRQEFLDIFPMGSINIHPSLLPKYRGPSPIQTAILNGDNVSGITVQKMDLGMDSGNILSQNQFEIKSFNTSADLFSYVSLNSFHLVVEALEEIKKGNLGIVQDSSQATYCSFFSKQYRVLDFNLSAFEIKNRINACNPWPLARAKLGKDEIIFHRADFLLADDYSDQAIGKIIAFDPNRGLLVKTGNGILLLLELQRTGRNILDYRSFYNGSRDLIGQIFY; encoded by the coding sequence TTGAGGATTTTCTTTGCCAGTTCTGATAATATTGCGTTGGAAGTTTTAAGGAAAGTTGCGGATCATTATGATGTGATTGGTGTATTAACTGCCCCTGATAAATCCAGTGGTCGTAGTTTTTCTTCAAGAGTTAATAAGATCAAGATCGAAGCTGTTAAGAGGAATATTACGGTTTTAGATCCTTTGGTACTTGATATTGACGTAATAGAAGAGATTAAAAAGTTAAAACCGGATCTTATGTTGGTTTTTTCTTATGGCAAGATATTTAGACAAGAATTTTTAGATATATTTCCAATGGGTTCTATTAATATTCATCCTTCTCTTTTGCCAAAATATAGAGGACCTTCTCCTATACAAACTGCTATTTTAAATGGTGATAATGTTAGTGGTATTACTGTCCAAAAAATGGATTTAGGGATGGATAGTGGTAACATTTTATCACAAAATCAGTTTGAGATAAAAAGTTTTAATACAAGTGCTGATCTTTTTAGTTATGTTTCTTTAAATAGTTTTCATCTTGTTGTAGAGGCTTTAGAAGAAATCAAGAAAGGGAATCTTGGAATTGTTCAAGATTCAAGTCAAGCAACATATTGTTCTTTTTTTAGTAAGCAGTATAGAGTCCTTGATTTTAATTTGAGTGCTTTTGAGATTAAGAATAGGATTAATGCTTGTAATCCTTGGCCTCTTGCAAGAGCTAAGCTTGGAAAAGATGAGATTATTTTTCATAGAGCTGATTTTTTACTTGCTGATGATTATAGTGATCAAGCCATAGGTAAAATTATTGCTTTTGATCCTAATCGAGGCCTTTTGGTAAAGACGGGGAATGGGATTTTATTATTGTTGGAGCTTCAACGAACTGGTAGAAATATTTTGGATTATAGGTCTTTTTATAATGGAAGTAGAGATTTAATAGGTCAAATTTTTTATTAA
- a CDS encoding RnfABCDGE type electron transport complex subunit D, protein MPIAEATKLKNKYKYKINIDEIQIPECVLIPLETENSKSTIYIIENQRIEEGQILSKNKNSELYTYASISGTIEKIYTANLPNGHQVKSALIRFHGKIKNEKELPSEETSREKTLEKLIRLGIPWFNEDSLFQYVSKCKKIDKMLLLVNGKDSFTNISEILINKKLDNIIYGLETIDKVFKFKEILIILDNYNLKKELEKLNIFKEKRFKIKLIPNTPCLYSNHEVIMHFLYNEESIKNNINPNKNILLSNVEDLYNVYSAIKTDSPYKEKFVTINDIKKRQSKIIKTKIGTSIKQIINRNINIKKYDIFINNPINKIKISNLNAPITRDIYSITILKKESIFSKIKIFKIPSFSPLYMEGLILSKIKNKNNLENKQLQYFRYTEIEIEEEINKVKKEIKEQILNLGLNNKLIYTENNLKDIYLTIILALIPNLILSFINNKKFFIDTSILITISLCSYIPIMLKSKHRYMSFFIYTALIISIILPLNLPIVLKIMALLFTFFVFLYFSKLSKFIVNPILISFMFLILNFPSSFKQTYFKELLKQEDIIPTWHKVINQNPNIKSIESLKKITIHENRNIDIIEKFINDNILSYVNITIPRFQIENLLGLQNEKYLSPILIYIGFSLIFGKFIINKLIPLAFYIGLFLIAYTLKSLDLYTYISSDMLTLIISPIPMILVFTMGTELQIAPHFKFEQILYGITLSLAYFITLIYIPLETLSAVISIFILQISSTLIKKYSLTFQIKKILHQLKVNKAKFMEHTSTNKNGEEIIKL, encoded by the coding sequence ATGCCTATAGCAGAAGCAACAAAGTTAAAAAATAAGTATAAATATAAAATAAATATAGACGAGATTCAAATACCCGAATGCGTATTAATTCCACTAGAAACAGAAAATTCAAAATCCACAATATATATTATTGAAAATCAAAGAATTGAGGAAGGACAAATACTATCAAAAAATAAAAATTCAGAATTATACACATATGCTTCCATATCTGGAACAATAGAAAAAATATATACTGCAAACCTTCCAAATGGACATCAAGTAAAATCAGCATTAATAAGATTTCACGGAAAAATTAAAAATGAAAAAGAATTGCCAAGTGAAGAAACATCAAGAGAAAAAACACTAGAAAAGTTAATTCGATTAGGAATTCCATGGTTTAATGAAGATTCATTATTCCAATACGTAAGTAAATGCAAAAAAATAGATAAAATGCTTTTATTAGTCAATGGTAAAGATTCATTTACTAATATCTCAGAAATATTAATAAATAAAAAATTGGATAATATCATCTATGGACTTGAAACAATTGACAAAGTATTTAAATTTAAAGAAATTTTAATCATACTTGATAACTATAACTTAAAAAAAGAACTTGAAAAGTTAAATATCTTTAAAGAGAAACGATTTAAAATTAAATTAATTCCAAATACGCCATGCCTATATTCTAATCATGAAGTGATAATGCACTTCTTATATAATGAAGAGAGCATAAAAAATAATATAAATCCAAATAAAAATATACTTCTATCTAATGTTGAGGATCTTTATAATGTATATAGTGCAATCAAAACAGACTCTCCATATAAGGAAAAATTTGTAACCATAAACGATATTAAGAAAAGACAAAGTAAGATAATTAAAACTAAAATTGGAACATCTATCAAGCAAATAATAAACAGAAATATTAATATAAAAAAATATGACATCTTTATAAACAATCCAATAAATAAGATAAAAATAAGTAATCTAAATGCACCTATAACAAGAGATATATATAGCATCACAATACTCAAAAAAGAATCAATATTTAGTAAAATAAAGATCTTTAAAATACCTAGTTTTTCACCACTTTATATGGAAGGACTTATTTTATCAAAAATTAAAAATAAAAATAATCTTGAAAACAAACAATTACAATATTTCAGATATACTGAAATTGAAATCGAAGAAGAAATAAACAAAGTTAAAAAAGAAATAAAGGAACAAATATTAAATTTAGGCCTAAATAACAAACTAATATATACTGAGAACAATTTAAAAGATATTTATTTAACTATTATATTAGCATTAATACCTAATTTAATACTCTCGTTTATAAACAACAAAAAATTTTTCATTGATACCTCAATATTAATAACCATAAGCTTATGCTCATATATTCCAATAATGCTAAAGTCAAAACACAGATATATGTCATTCTTTATATATACCGCTTTAATTATTAGTATAATATTACCTTTAAATCTTCCTATTGTATTAAAAATAATGGCATTACTTTTCACATTTTTTGTATTTTTGTATTTTTCAAAACTTTCGAAATTCATTGTAAATCCCATATTAATTTCTTTTATGTTTTTAATACTAAATTTCCCATCAAGTTTCAAACAAACATATTTTAAAGAACTTTTAAAACAAGAAGATATAATTCCTACCTGGCATAAAGTAATTAATCAAAATCCAAATATTAAAAGTATAGAAAGCTTAAAAAAAATTACAATACATGAAAATAGAAATATTGACATCATTGAAAAATTCATAAATGATAATATATTGTCTTATGTAAACATTACTATACCAAGATTTCAAATTGAAAATTTACTTGGACTACAAAACGAAAAATATTTGTCACCTATTCTAATTTATATTGGTTTTTCACTTATCTTTGGAAAGTTTATTATAAATAAATTAATACCACTGGCTTTTTATATAGGTTTATTTTTAATTGCATATACACTTAAAAGTCTTGATCTTTACACCTATATAAGTTCTGATATGTTAACGCTAATAATATCACCCATCCCAATGATCTTAGTATTCACAATGGGCACAGAACTACAAATAGCACCACATTTTAAATTTGAACAAATACTTTATGGAATTACATTATCTTTAGCATATTTTATAACATTAATCTATATTCCACTTGAAACTTTATCAGCTGTAATATCTATTTTTATATTGCAAATCAGTTCAACATTAATAAAAAAATATAGCTTAACATTTCAAATCAAAAAAATATTGCATCAATTAAAAGTAAATAAAGCAAAATTTATGGAACATACAAGCACAAACAAAAATGGAGAAGAAATTATTAAATTATGA
- the def gene encoding peptide deformylase, with translation MKMVFYPDDLLRVTTKSVLNIDDELRNIAFKMLNLMDVNNGVGLAAPQIGLDLSIFVIRENIISKPLIFINPLITETSFELSVYKEGCLSIPGVYYDLLRPKSVVIEAYDENGKFFKIENSNLLARIIQHEMDHLKGVLFIDYYEDKLKNKLLKSYMKRRRLVKV, from the coding sequence ATGAAAATGGTTTTTTATCCTGATGATTTGCTTCGGGTAACTACAAAGTCAGTTTTAAATATTGATGATGAACTTAGAAATATTGCTTTTAAAATGTTAAATCTTATGGATGTTAATAATGGTGTTGGATTGGCAGCACCTCAAATAGGTCTTGATTTGTCTATTTTTGTGATCAGGGAGAATATTATATCAAAACCTTTAATTTTTATTAATCCTTTAATAACAGAAACTTCTTTTGAGCTTTCTGTTTATAAAGAGGGTTGTTTAAGTATTCCTGGAGTTTATTATGATCTCTTAAGGCCAAAGTCAGTTGTGATTGAAGCTTATGATGAGAATGGTAAATTTTTTAAGATTGAAAATTCAAATCTTTTAGCAAGGATTATTCAACATGAAATGGACCATTTAAAAGGGGTACTTTTTATTGATTATTATGAAGATAAGCTTAAAAATAAATTGTTGAAGTCCTATATGAAAAGAAGGAGGCTTGTTAAAGTTTGA
- a CDS encoding aminopeptidase P family protein has product MEFSVKILCLRNLMMKNDIDAYLMTSYDPHMSEYSHARFNIREFMTGFKGSAGTVIVTEKDALLFTDGRYFLQASKELEGTEFKLMKLGVKGYPDIFEYINTNLKGLRLGFYAEGVSIKFYNDLVKNCRNTDIDILHEDLISEIWQDRPNLKNKKIFELSNVEKNYKRADKLNKVNAILNAKNIDFYIISSLDEIAWLLNLRGLDIESSALFYSFLFIAKSKRYKNVLFVNVSKLDSNLKERLEIENFDIEDYCNFYSFLSKIKHEGKFFIPVDSNVKILEVIGESNAILGQSIVNELKAIKSDYEINKMKEAHIIDAVCLIKFLYRFKSLTKDDLSKLDEVDVANMMLDFRAKREEFFSSSFDSVVGFKENAALPHYSPEKGMKKLDCNGLLLIDSGGSYFELGTTDVTRTILIGEASYEEKKDYTLVLKSFITLASLKFPFGTLGSSLDGIARFPLLREKLNFAHGTGHGVGFFLNVHELPVSISPLSVYSFKGSEIVSIEPGIYRNSKYGIRLENLVFVKQSYSNEFGAFLEFENLTLVPFERELIVTSMLSKDELQYINSYHEFVYFSLKEYLSNDELKFLETLTSKI; this is encoded by the coding sequence ATGGAGTTCAGTGTAAAAATATTATGTTTAAGAAATTTGATGATGAAAAATGATATAGATGCATATTTAATGACTAGTTATGATCCACATATGAGCGAATATTCTCATGCTAGATTTAATATTCGTGAATTTATGACGGGGTTTAAAGGAAGTGCTGGAACAGTAATTGTTACAGAAAAAGATGCACTTCTTTTCACTGATGGTAGGTATTTTTTACAGGCATCAAAAGAGCTTGAAGGAACCGAGTTTAAATTAATGAAGCTTGGAGTCAAGGGATATCCAGATATTTTTGAGTATATAAATACGAATCTTAAAGGATTAAGACTTGGTTTTTATGCTGAGGGTGTTAGTATAAAGTTTTATAATGATTTGGTTAAAAATTGTAGAAATACAGATATTGATATTTTGCATGAAGATTTGATTTCTGAGATTTGGCAGGATAGACCTAATCTTAAGAATAAAAAAATATTTGAGTTAAGTAATGTTGAGAAAAACTATAAAAGAGCAGATAAACTTAATAAAGTGAATGCAATACTAAATGCAAAAAATATTGATTTTTATATCATAAGCTCTTTGGATGAAATAGCTTGGCTTTTAAATTTAAGGGGTTTAGATATTGAATCATCGGCTTTATTTTATTCTTTTTTATTTATTGCTAAGAGTAAAAGATATAAGAATGTTCTATTTGTCAATGTTAGCAAACTTGATTCTAATTTAAAAGAAAGACTTGAGATCGAAAATTTTGATATAGAAGATTATTGTAATTTTTATTCATTTTTATCAAAAATTAAGCATGAAGGAAAATTTTTTATACCAGTTGATAGTAACGTTAAAATATTGGAAGTTATTGGGGAGTCAAATGCAATACTTGGGCAAAGTATTGTTAATGAATTGAAGGCGATAAAATCTGATTATGAGATTAATAAGATGAAAGAAGCTCATATTATTGATGCTGTGTGTTTGATCAAATTTTTATATAGATTTAAGAGTTTGACTAAGGATGATTTGTCTAAGTTAGATGAAGTTGATGTTGCTAATATGATGCTTGATTTTAGAGCTAAAAGAGAAGAATTTTTTAGCTCTAGTTTTGATTCGGTAGTTGGTTTTAAAGAAAATGCAGCTTTACCTCATTATAGTCCTGAGAAAGGAATGAAAAAACTTGATTGTAATGGATTGCTTTTAATAGATTCTGGGGGATCTTATTTTGAGCTTGGTACAACAGATGTTACAAGAACTATTTTGATTGGAGAAGCATCTTATGAAGAAAAAAAAGATTATACTTTAGTGCTTAAGTCTTTTATTACTCTTGCGTCTTTAAAATTTCCATTTGGGACTCTAGGCTCATCTCTTGATGGTATTGCTCGATTTCCTTTGCTAAGAGAAAAGTTGAATTTTGCTCATGGAACGGGCCATGGAGTGGGATTTTTTCTTAATGTCCATGAGCTTCCTGTTTCTATTAGTCCTTTGTCTGTTTATTCTTTTAAAGGTTCTGAAATTGTTTCAATTGAGCCTGGAATTTATCGAAATTCAAAATATGGAATTAGACTTGAAAATTTAGTTTTTGTAAAGCAAAGTTACTCTAATGAATTTGGGGCTTTTTTAGAGTTTGAAAATTTGACTCTTGTGCCTTTTGAAAGAGAGTTAATAGTCACTTCAATGCTTTCAAAAGATGAATTACAATACATTAATAGTTATCATGAATTTGTTTATTTTAGTTTGAAAGAATATCTTAGTAATGATGAACTGAAGTTTTTAGAAACATTAACTAGTAAAATATGA